One Arabidopsis thaliana ecotype Col-0 mitochondrion, complete genome genomic window, CAGCTGTATCTTATAGCCCGGCGTGGCGGGTCTTTAATTCAGTAGATAGAAAAAATTATTAGTAATACGTAGATGAGTGAGTGAGTCCTCACTGACCTGAGCGATTTCGATCACCTAGCAGGCCTTTTTTTTATTTGGTAGGTAACATCGCCGAAGCCTATCATCTGATTTGACTACGAAGAAAGGAACTCGAGGTGAGGCGGCACCGTCTTGTGCAACGCAACCATGGTTGGCCCTCTATCATTTCTATCTAGTAGACTTGGTAAAAGGGCCCCGACTTATTTTCAGAATTAGAGTTCGACCGCAGCTGCCTTTTTTTTTTGGGGGGGGGGAGGGGAAAAAAGTTCCTTGCCAACTATCGACTCCAATCTCTTTTAATTTGTTTTTGGTATTACCAAACCTAGCCTAGCGCCTTCGTCAATCACACTAAAGCAGAGCACCCAACTATGGCAAGGCCCCCTTACCTTAAGGGTTAGGTTAGTCAATCCGGCCCGAGACGCATTCGTTGACAAAACCGCCGTAGGAATGGGGACCATTCAATAGAGCGGAGGCGAACTGATCAACGAGAAAGAGGCCCTACTCACTACAAACGAATACACCACAAGATCGAACTGCACTCATGCCTCTCCCGCATCAAGTGGACCCCCCATACGTAGTGCTTCTATCAATCATGTACGTAGGGCCTTCCATTCTGATTGGTATATCATAAAAAAAGAAAGCCATTTGCACCAGGTTTATAAAGACTGGTTCGAAAGGACCAGGCGCACTGCGCTTTCCCTTGCCCAGATGTTCGCCTTTCTAAGCTAAGTCAAGTAATGGTGACCCGCCTAAGACTGGAGCCTCGTAACATGTTGGCGAAGAGCTTCGAACTGAGGGTTCGATCAGCATCAACTAGTTAATACTTGTTGAGACCTCTTCTCTTTTCCGCACCAATCTTAATTGACTACTACATCTTTATTTGGGTGTATAGCTCAGTTGGTAGAGCATTGGGCTTTTAACCTAATGGTCGCAGGTTCAAGTCCTGCTATACCCAAACCTACCTTACCACACTATATAGTAAAGATGCGTAGTAGCGTTCTAAGATCACTGAGGGGAAGGTTGGTCATAAATTTGGAGAGTACACGGAAACTCAGACTTTCGAGAACAAATATTGTACCGGGAAGAAAAAAGGGACAGAAATCCATAAAGTCAAAAAATATGGCACGAAAAGGAAATCCGATTTCGGTAAGACTTGGAAAAAATCGTAGTTCAGATTCAAGTCGGTTCAGTGAGGGCGACCGCGAAAGTCACCGAATGGGTAAGTCTTTTCCTTCAGTTTATCCTATATTTTCAAAAAAGCGTGGGAGGACGTTGCAGATGTCCGGGACGGACACGACTTCTTCTAACGCTAGAAGACCACTGGAAAACACCCGGAACCAGAGCATGTCGTGAAAGAAGCACATTGGATGGGCGTGCTTCGACCGTGTCTCCGGGGCACAGTTGAATGTAGATATCATTAACGCGAGGTGTAGGATACCAGGCCGAGAAACCCGGGCAACTAACCCCCCCTATGCGCCGATCGCTAGCGCATCCAGGTCCCCGGCGCCCAGCTCTGCGGGGGAGGCCTAGTCTGATCTGAGAAGTGCTAATTCGGTTCGGATAGACTTCAAAAAAGAACGCCGCCGCCCAATAAGAAAAATCAAACAAGTGCTAAGTTTCAGATAGTGAATAAACCGAAACGAAAGAAGAGAGGTTTCTCGCTCGGCGCCTAAAGCGCACTATGCTCCGTTTTAACAAATGAGAGTTTTCGGTGGAACCGGTGAACCACGCGAGCTGGTTAGATGTGTGGGACAGAGGGCTCGTAGTACCTGTTAGCGTAGCTATGCAGTGGAAGGGAAGGAGCCTAAATCGACCCCTTTCTTCTTTTTTTTTCTTTGAAAAAAAGCAGTACAAAGAGATTAGACTCTCGGATGAGACTAAGCAGCCACCGACCGTTCCGACGGCACCCCTGACCGATTTTGATTAAGAGACCGAAAACCTATCTAAAATGAAGCCTAGTTTAAGCTGTCAAACAAATGATAGAATTGAAATAGAAAATATTCCGGGAATAAATATAGATAGAATTTTGCTCAATAAAGGGAAGATTCGTAGAAAAGGATAAGTTGTTTCGCTAAGGCTGCAATCTTTCTAAAGAAACAAGCGAGAAACTTTACTTTGAGAAAAAAAGGTGCTTGTTGCCGGTAAGTAAGCTTGTTTTATATCAATAAAGGCGAAAGGTTAATGACAACTGCCTCTTCCTGTTGCGAGGGCCTTGCACGAAACCAAACCGCCCCCCGCCCCAATCAAGTACCAGTTGCTTCGCAGCGCGGGTAGCCTACTTAGGTTAGGAGGGCATTGCCCCTCAGTTCTTACTAACCTCCGGTGTGTAATCAACATGTTGCTAGCTTCAACTCGGTTGAATAAGAATCATTGATTCTCTCTCCTGTCCATTTCTTATTCATTCAGGGCGCTCGGCCGGTGCTCCTTTCTCAAACCAAAACGACTCTGAACGTTAGGGAAGATAAGACCACCTGAGCGAACCGATCAAAGGGACTTGACTTATCCGAACCGAACGATAGCAGCTTAAACTTAAAGCTAAGCCTCTCACGAGCAGCGTCGCTGCGCGGGGAGGAGCATCTCAAAGTATGGGGCAAAGGATCAAGCGCTTTTACTTTGTCTCCCGGGATCCACCACAGGTTGGGTTTGAGAGCCGTGTGATGGGTGACTATCCAGCACGGTTCGGAGAGCACTTTTAGTCTTTGTTGGTGAATGGAAGCCCCCCTATCAAGCAAAAAATAAGCGGCTCTTTCTACGGCGGGGTCACTATTGACTCTATTTATTATTATGGTAAATTTGTGTATCAAGATGTCAATCTGAGATCTTATTTCGGTTCGATACGTCCACCTACGAGACTCACCTTCGGCTTTCGTCTCGGTAGGTGTATTATTCTACATTTTCCTAAAAGAACATTCATTCATTTCTTTCTTCCCCGTCGACCACGACGACTGAAACGACGTGAAAAAACTAGACCCGGAAAGGAGAAGGGCCGGTGGTGGACGACATTCGGGAAAGCCGGGCCGATCGAGTGTCTTCATTCAAGCGACGATACAGAAGAAGAACGAAACGAAGTGAGAGGCCGGGGGGCAAGGAAAAGAGTCGAGTCGATCAGGCTCGACGACCGAAAAAAGCAAAACGAAATCCGGGGTTGGCCGAAAAAAAAACAACGCTATGGATACCATGACCGATTACCCTCGATAAAGAAGAATCTTTCTAAATCACTTCGGATCAGCGGGGCCTTCAAGCATCCGAAATACGCCGGGGTTGTAAATGACATAGCGTTCCTGATAGAAAATGACGACTCCTTCAAAAAAACGAAGTTATTCAAGTTATTTTTCCAAAATAAGTCCCGCTCCGACGGCCCGACGAGTTATCTACGGACCCTCCCTGCAGTGCGCCCCTCCTTGAATTTTTTGGTCATGCAATACTTTTTTAATACAAAGAACCAAATTAATTTCGACCCCGTCGTAGTTCTCAATCATTTCGTGGCACCGGGCGCCGCTGAACCATCTACGATGGGGAGAGCGAATGCACAGGGAAGAAGCTTACAGAAGAGAATACGTTCTCGTATCGCTTTTTTTGTAGAAAGCTCGACCAGCGAGAAAAAGTGTTTGGCCGAAGCCAAAAATAGGTTGACCCACTTCATTCGCTTGGCGAATGATCTTCGCTTCGCGGGAACAACTAAAACCACCATCTCGCTCTTTCCATTCTTCGGTGCTACCTTTTTCTTTCTAAGAGATGGGGTTGGGGTGTATAATAACCTTGATGCTCGGGAACAACTCCTCAATCAATTAAGGGTCAAATGTTGGAACCTCGTGGGTAAGGATAAGATAATGGAATTGATAGAGAAATTAAAAAACCTAGGTGGGATAGAAGAATTGATAAAGGTAATAGATATGATGATAGAGATCATACTGAGAAAGAGAGGAATTCCGTACAGGTACAACTCTTATTTTTACGAAGTCAAAAAAATGCGATCTTTCTTGTCTAATAGAACAAACACTAAGACCTTAATTGAGTCAGTCAAAATAAAATCTGTTTATCAAAGCGCTTCTCCGATTGCTCAAGACATCTCTTTTCAACTGAAGAACAAAAGAAGATCATTTCATTCCATTTTTGCTAAAATAGTGAAGGAGATTCCAAAAGGGGTGGAGGGAATCCGTATATGTTTTTCCGGTCGATTAAAAGACGCAGCAGAAAAAGCTCAAACTAAATGCTATAAGCATAGAAAAACTTCTCGTAATGTATTTAACCATAAAATCGATTATGCTCCTGCGGAAGTATCTACTCGTTACGGAATCTCAGGTGTCAAAGTGTGGATTTCATATAGTCAAAAAAAAGGGAGACGTGCTATATCCGAAACGTACGAAATATAGTAAATATCGTAAAGGCAGATGTAGTAGGGGTTGCAAACCGGATGGTACAAAACTGGGTTTTGGAAGATATGGCACTAAAAGTTGTAAAGCTGGTCGTCTTTCATATCGAGCCATTGAAGCAGCGCGTCGGGCTATAATCGGACACTTTCATCGTGCTATGAGCGGACAATTCCGAAGAAATGGTAAGATATGGGTAAGAGTTTTCGCGGATCTCCCTATTACCGGGAAACCCACAGAAGTAAGAATGGGAAGAGGAAAAGGAAATCCTACGGGTTGGATTGCTCGTGTGTCCACGGGACAAATCCCATTTGAAATGGATGGTGTGAGTTTGGCAAATGCTCGACAAGCCGCTACATTAGCGGCTCATAAACCATGTTCGTCAACCAAGTTTGTTCAGTGGTCGTAACGTAATTGGTTAATGGGGATAAAGCGGGCCGAGAATCTTATGTCAAAAGTAAGGACCAAGGATAATCTTTTCGGAAAGGAGGAGTAGGAGGAGTCAGACGGAATCAAATGATTACGAGATAGACAATGTTCGAATCCGAACTGTTGCCAATGGTCGAACCTTTTCTTGGAGTAATCCAGGAGGTGGGACAAGGAATTGTCCCTATGCTGCAAGTTCCACAGACTTTACCCGTGGGGGGGACTTCATCCGTTATGTTGTTAGAAAGCCAGATGATCTATTTAGAACTGTGGAACTAAATGAAGATAAAGTGTGGAAAGATCTGATTTCATCTAAGGAGTGGCGATTCACAGAGCGCCATTTCCACTTTTGCGAACAAAAGATCCAAAGAATCATTGATAAAGCCCTCGATATGTATGGAGAAGGAACTCTCAAAAGTTTAATTGAAGGAAAAGAAAGGGATCTCCGAGATCTAAATATCGAGGAGAGCGATATTCGCATAGGTATTTAAGCCTACTTAAGCGATCTGCACAGCTTCCTTTCAAATGCGAGTCGTCTAGGGCATCTCAAAAGCGTGCTCGCCTGTATTGGAAAAACAAAAAGTCCAATATGGCAGGCGATCCACGAATTTGATCATTCGCTTTCAATCAAATTAGATTGTCCGGTGCGAAAAAAAGTAAGGGATCTTTATAGGTAACCAGTCTTTACTTAACTCGACCCAAGTAATGCCCAAAGACTCCCATGCCTTTCTTGGTTGGACCAACCGGCACCGGCAATTTCCGACGAGTCTTTCAGAATTTGAAGAGCAAGAAGCGGAACTACAAGAAAGCTTTCTTTATCTTTATGGATAACCAATTCATTTTCAAATATAGTTGGGAGACTTTACCCAAGAAATGGGTCAAAAAAATGGAAAGATCGGAACATGGGAATAGATCTGATACCAATACGGACTACCTATTTCAATTGTTGTGCTTTCTCAAATTGCATACCTATACAAGGGTTCAAGTTTCGATCGATATTTGCGGAGTTGATCATCCCTCTCGAAAACGAAGATTTGAAGTGGTCTATAATTTACTGAGTACTCGGTATAACTCACGCATTCGTGTACAAACCAGTGCAGACGAAGTAACACGAATATCTCCGGTAGTAAGTCTATTTCCATCAGCCGGCCGGTGGGAGCGAGAAGTTTGGGATATGTTTGGTGTTTCTTTCATCAATCATCCGGATCTACGCCGTATATCAACTGATTATGGTTTCGAGGGTCATCCATTACGAAAAGACCTTCCTCTGAGTGGATATGTGGAAGTACGCTATGATGATCCAGAGAAACGTGTGGTTTCTGAACCCATTGAGATGACCCAAGAATTTCGCTATTTCGATTTTGCTAGTCCTTGGGAACAGCGTAGCGACGGATAATTCAGAATCAGAATAGGTCCACCAGTCCAGGGGACAAATCAATAGGAAATGCTATAGGAAATGCTATTTGCTTTGTAAGAAGACTTCTATGAAAGTGTTTCAAAAGAGAATTGCTTCTATCAAGATAGCCGCCTTGTCAGAAGTCCTTCTCCAAGCAGTTTATGCGCTTAAACCCTCGCCGTAGAATCCTTTAACCGAGATGAATTGCTAAGCTTCTCATTCGTTCGATAAAGTTAATCTACAGAATCTATCCTCACCTATCCTTATGCTTTTCTCACAGATTCAACAACAAAATGTTTCTCTTCGGGGATCGATGAAAGGCTAATCCGATTTATCTTTCCCGGCCGCTCTTGCTCTTTCTTGAAAGGTGTCTGGTGCTTGTTCTAGCAGCTGACAATCAAGGACTGAGCATGGTTTAGGACCAAGGGGTAAATTGAGAGACTGAGAGCAAGGATTCTTTTTTTAGTAGGAACAAGAAGAAACATCACTAACAGGTATTCTACCTTCTGTGGTAGCAAGAGTTGTTGAACCGACATGAGAAATAGGAAGATAAGCACCATCTCCAACCATACTTCTGAGCCATTGTAAACTAGAGACTGTTGTCATTTTTGAACTGAATCCGTGACATGAGTGGAGGAGAAAATGCTCTACTGAGCTAACGGTGGAGGAAGGGCAGCTAGAAGCCCGGTAGCAAAGCAAGGCAAAGCAGATCCAAAAGAAGAAAGAAGTCGAGCTTTAGCTATAACTACAGTATTTATTATTTTATTTAGGTAATTAGAAATATCGTAAGATAAGAAAGAATTGACAAGCGGATAAGTTTTCTAGTTGGCGCAGTTGGAAGTTGCTTGGGAGGATCTGTGCTGGTTGGTAAACTTGCTGGAGTGGTTGCTTTTGGTTGACATAGATCCATAGGTATGTGCTCGCAGTCGTCTCATAGAGCACTGCGGAAATCGAAGTCAAGGGGTAAGGTGTAGTCAGCTTCCCCGCTCACGTTTCGGGTTGCTAAGGTCAGATTCTTGAAACAACAGTCCTAGGAGGGCCGATTGATTGACCGAGATGGGAATCAATGCCTAGTCAAATCAAAGTAAAGT contains:
- the rps3 gene encoding ribosomal protein S3, with translation MARKGNPISVRLGKNRSSDSSWFSDYYYGKFVYQDVNLRSYFGSIRPPTRLTFGFRLGRCIILHFPKRTFIHFFLPRRPRRLKRREKTRPGKEKGRWWTTFGKAGPIECLHSSDDTEEERNEVRGRGARKRVESIRLDDRKKQNEIRGWPKKKQRYGYHDRLPSIKKNLSKSLRISGAFKHPKYAGVVNDIAFLIENDDSFKKTKLFKLFFQNKSRSDGPTSYLRTLPAVRPSLNFLVMQYFFNTKNQINFDPVVVLNHFVAPGAAEPSTMGRANAQGRSLQKRIRSRIAFFVESLTSEKKCLAEAKNRLTHFIRLANDLRFAGTTKTTISLFPFFGATFFFLRDGVGVYNNLDAREQLLNQLRVKCWNLVGKDKIMELIEKLKNLGGIEELIKVIDMMIEIILRKRGIPYRYNSYFYEVKKMRSFLSNRTNTKTLIESVKIKSVYQSASLIAQDISFQLKNKRRSFHSIFAKIVKEIPKGVEGIRICFSGRLKDAAEKAQTKCYKHRKTSCNVFNHKIDYAPVEVSTRYGILGVKVWISYSQKKGRRAISETYEI
- the rpl16 gene encoding ribosomal protein L16 — encoded protein: MYLTIKSIMLLWKYLLVTESQVSKCGFHIVKKKGDVLYPKRTKYSKYRKGRCSRGCKPDGTKLGFGRYGIKSCKAGRLSYRAIEAARRAIIGHFHRAMSGQFRRNGKIWVRVFADLPITGKPTEVRMGRGKGNPTGWIARVSTGQILFEMDGVSLANARQAATLAAHKLCLSTKFVQWS
- the nad9 gene encoding NADH dehydrogenase subunit 9, whose product is MDNQFIFKYSWETLPKKWVKKMERSEHGNRFDTNTDYLFQLLCFLKLHTYTRVQVLIDICGVDYPSRKRRFEVVYNLLSTRYNSRIRVQTSADEVTRISSVVSLFPSAGWWEREVWDMFGVSFINHPDLRRILTDYGFEGHPLRKDFPLSGYVEVRYDDPEKRVVSEPIEMTQEFRYFDFASPWEQRSDG